Below is a window of Cupriavidus sp. MP-37 DNA.
GGGTTGACGCCTTCGCCGGCCAGGAACTCGTTCAGGTTCTTGCCCAGGCGCTGGGTCAGCATCACCAGCTGCGCCGAGGCCGCCACCTCGCGCGCATTGGCGCCCGACTGCAGCTTGATCGCGGCCACCTGTTCGGCGGACTCGAGCAGCTCGGGGTTGGAGGCGTTGAAGATCTGCAGGGTCTGGCCGATGGTGGTCAGCACGGGCTGCTGCGCCAGTACGTCGGCGGCGCTTTTCTCGGAGCGCGCCCATGACTGCATGGCGGCCTGCAGCAGCGGTTCGGCCGCGCCGGTAGTGGCGCGCACGCGCTTCTCGTCGCTGCCTTGCTGCAGCGCGTTCAGGTCGCCCGACAGCGCGTCCCGGGACTGGCGCAGCTGCGTGAAGGCCTGCGCATTGCCCAGCAGCGCGACCGGCACCGCCTTGCCCAGGCGCTGCGAATGCATCAGCATGTCGCCGGCCACCTCGATCTGCGCGGCGGCGTTGTTGGCGATGCGGTTATCCAGGTACACCGAGCCCAGCAGCGCCACCAGCGACACCACCACGCCCACGGTCAGCAGCCGCTGCTGCGACGCGAACGGCATGCGGCCGAGCCAGCGGCCGAGGTGCTCCAGCGGCGTCGGGCCCAGCCCCGCGGCGGCGGGCGGCAAGGGCGCGGGTTCGGGGCCCCCGGCATAGTCCATGCCTGGCTCGTCGGGACCTCCGGCGAGGCTGGTGGCAGCGTCGGCGGCCGGCGTGCGCCGGCCCAGGCTGAATCTGTTGAAACCCATGGCACCCTCTTCCGTTTTATCGTTGTCATGCCCGGCGGCTCGTGCCGGGTGCGGCAGGCGCTGGCCTGCGCGCCGTCATTGTCTGTGCCTGGCGTGGCCGGCCCGCGCGCGTCAGGCGGTGGCCCGGCCGGCCTGCAGGAAGGCGGGCGCGTCCAGCAGCGCGCGCACGTCCAGCACCTGCCAGTCGCGGCCCTCGCGGTCGGCATAGCGCTGCCCCTCCCAGGGCGGCGCCGCGTCGGGATCGGATGCGGCGTCGCCGTGCGGCAAGCCCAGGTCCGCCGCATGGCGCAGGCCGGCCACGCGCGTGGCCAGGATCGCGCAGGCGCGTTCCGCGTCGCGCGACAGCACCACGATCTTGCTGCCCGGCTGCAGCGGCGTCGGCGCACCGCCGCAGAACAGGCTGAAATCGATCACCCCCAGCAGGCTGCCGCGCGCGTTGACCAGGCCGCTGTACCACGGCTGCGTCAGCGGCACCGGGCTGGGCTGGCGCAGGTCCAGCACCTCGCCGGCATCGGCCAGCGGCAGCAGCCAGTGGCGCGTGCCCACCTG
It encodes the following:
- a CDS encoding chemotaxis protein CheW; the protein is MNAPRQDLRARHTRLQDYQAMLARRLREARSLPAADSYLALQVGTRHWLLPLADAGEVLDLRQPSPVPLTQPWYSGLVNARGSLLGVIDFSLFCGGAPTPLQPGSKIVVLSRDAERACAILATRVAGLRHAADLGLPHGDAASDPDAAPPWEGQRYADREGRDWQVLDVRALLDAPAFLQAGRATA